In Cervus elaphus chromosome 5, mCerEla1.1, whole genome shotgun sequence, the following proteins share a genomic window:
- the LOC122695141 gene encoding glycine cleavage system H protein, mitochondrial-like: MALQAVRSVRAAVGSLRAISAPSAPCSLRPWGLRAGAVRALRTGPALLSVRKFTEKHEWVTTENGVGTVGISNFAQEALGDVVYCSLPEVGTKLNKQEEFGALESVKAASELYSPLSGEVTEINTTLAENPGLVNKSCYEDGWLIKMTFSNPSELDELMSEEAYEKYIKSIEE; encoded by the coding sequence ATGGCGCTGCAAGCGGTGCGGAGCGTGCGGGCCGCGGTCGGCAGCCTGCGCGCCATCTCGGCACCCAGCGCGCCCTGCTCGCTGCGGCCATGGGGACTGCGGGCGGGTGCCGTCCGGGCACTGCGCACCGGCCCTGCTCTGCTGTCAGTGCggaaattcacagaaaaacaCGAATGGGTAACAACAGAAAACGGTGTTGGAACAGTGGGAATCAGCAATTTTGCACAGGAAGCTTTGGGAGATGTTGTTTACTGTAGTCTGCCTGAAGTTGGGACAAAGTTGAACAAACAAGAGGAGTTTGGTGCTTTGGAAAGTGTGAAAGCTGCTAGTGAACTCTATTCCCCTCTATCAGGAGAAGtaactgaaattaatacaacCCTAGCAGAAAATCCAGGACTTGTCAACAAGTCTTGTTATGAAGATGGTTGGCTGATCAAGATGACATTCAGTAACCCTTCAGAACTAGATGAACTAATGAGTGaagaagcatatgaaaaatacataaaatctatTGAGGAATGA
- the LOC122695140 gene encoding homologous-pairing protein 2 homolog: protein MSKGRSEAAPGASGILLKYLQEQNRPYSAQDVFGNLQREHGLGKTAVVKALEQLAQQGKIKEKMYGKQKIYFADQDQFDAVSDADLQGLDARILALTAKVQSLQQSCRHMEAELKELTSALTTPEMQKEIQELKKECAGYRERLKNIKEATNHVTPEEKEQVYKERQRYHKEWRKRKRMATELSDAILEGYPKSKKQFFEEVGIETDEDHNVKLPDP from the exons ATGAGTAAAGGCCGGTCAGAAGCTGCCCCGGGAG CCTCCGGGATCCTGCTGAAGTACCTACAGGAGCAGAACCGACCCTACAGTGCCCAGGACGTGTTCGGGAACCTGCAGCGGGAACATGGGCTGGGCAAGACG GCGGTGGTGAAGGCGCTGGAGCAGCTGGCCCAACAAGGCAAAATCAAAGAGAAGATGTATGGCAAGCAGAAGATATACTTTGCGGACCAG GACCAGTTTGACGCGGTCAGCGATGCTGACCTCCAAGGCCTGGATGCCAGAATCTTGGCTCTCACTGCTAAGGTGCAGAGCTTGCAGCAGAGCTGCCGCCACATGGAGGCTG AGCTGAAGGAGTTAACTAGTGCCCTGACCACACCGGAGATGCAGAAAGAGATCCAGGAGCTAAAGAAGGAATGTGCtggctacagagaaagactgaagaaCATCAAAGAGGCCACCAACCACGTGACTCCAGAAGAGAAAGAGCag GTGTACAAGGAGAGGCAGAGGTACCACAAGGAGTGGAGGAAGCGCAAGAGGATG GCAACAGAGCTGTCTGATGCCATCCTTGAAGGATACCCCAAGAGCAAGAAGCAGTTCTTT GAGGAAGTTGGGATAGAGACTGATGAAGATCACAACGTCAAGCTCCCAGATCCCTGA
- the RETREG3 gene encoding reticulophagy regulator 3: MAEAEGVAEAPGPASGQTFKGRRPMSGSWERDQQVEAAQRALVEVLGPYEPLLSRVQAALVWERPARSALWCLGLNAAFWFFALTSLRLVFLLAFSSMIIVCIDQWKNKIWPEIKVPRPDALDNESWGFVHPRLLSVPELCHHVAEVWVSGTIFIRNLLLFKKQNPGKFCLLSCGILTFLAVLGRYIPGLLLSYLILVTVMMWPLTVYHRLWDRAYVWLKPALQRLDFSVRGYMMSRQREKQLRRRALHPEHAVDNHSDSEEELAAFCPQLDDSTVARELAITDSEHSDAEVSCTDNGTFNLSRGQTPLTEGSEDLDGHSDPEESFARDLPDFPSINVDPAGLDDEDDTSIGMPSLMYRSPPGAEESQGAPASREEAALPELLLGALPAGSNLTSNLASLVSQGMIQLALAGASQPGPSGPPPRRAARGVLRAPSSDLDTDAEGDDFELLDQSELNQLDPASSRSH; encoded by the exons ATGGCGGAGGCAGAGGGGGTGGCCGAGGCCCCAGGCCCAGCCTCGGGTCAGACTTTCAAGGGTCGCCGCCCTATGTCTGGCTCCTGGGAGCGGGACCAGCAGGTTGAGGCGGCGCAGCGGGCCCTGGTGGAGGTGCTGGGGCCTTACGAGCCTCTGCTGAGCCGAGTGCAGGCAGCCCTGGTGTGGGAGCGGCCAGCCAGGAGCGCCCTGTGGTGCCTGGGGCTGAACGCGGCTTTCTG gTTCTTTGCCctgacatcccttcgtcttgtgTTTTTACTTGCATTCAGCTCAATGATCATTGTGtgtatagatcaatggaagaacAAAATCTGGCCTGAAATAAAAG TGCCAAGACCCGACGCGTTAGACAATGAGAG CTGGGGCTTTGTGCACCCTCGGTTGCTCAGCGTGCCCGAGCTCTGCCACCACGTAGCTGAAGTCTGGGTTAGTGGGACCATTTTCATAAGGAatcttttgcttttcaaaaagcaaaacccaGGCAAG TTCTGCTTGCTGAGCTGTGGGATACTGACCTTTTTGGCTGTCTTGGGCCGCTACATCCCTGGGCTCCTGCTCTCCTACTTAATTC TTGTCACTGTCATGATGTGGCCCCTCACGGTGTACCACCGACTGTGGGACCGAGCGTACGTGTGGCTGAAGCCCGCACTGCAGCGGCTGGACTTCAGTGTTCGTGGCTACATGATGtccaggcagagagagaagcaaT TGCGGCGCCGAGCTCTCCACCCAGAGCACGCTGTGGACAACCACAGTGACAGCGAGGAGGAGCTTGCTGCCTTCTGTCCTCAG CTGGATGATTCCACTGTTGCCAGGGAACTTGCCATCACAGACTCCGAGCACTCGGATGCTGAGGTCTCCTGTACAGACAACGGTACATTCAACCTTTCACGGGGCCAAACACCTCTAACAGAAGGCTCTGAAG ACCTAGATGGTCACAGTGATCCAGAGGAATCCTTTGCCAGAGACCTTCCAGACTTCCCTTCCATTAACGTGGATCCTGCTGGCCTGGATGATGAGGACGATACCAGCATCGGGATGCCCAGCTTGATGTACCGGTCCCCGCCAGGGGCCGAGGAGTCTCAGGGCGCCCCTGCCAGCCGGGAAGAGGCCGCACTGCCGGAGCTTTTGCTTGGTGCCCTGCCTGCAGGATCCAACCTCACCAGCAACCTTGCCAGCCTGGTTTCGCAGGGCATGATCCAGCTGGCCCTGGCAGGGGCCTCCCAGCCAGGCCCGTCTGGCCCACCTCCCCGGAGAGCCGCCAGAGGTGTCCTCAGGGCACCCAGTTCAGACCTGGACACTGATGCTGAGGGGGATGACTTTGAACTTCTGGACCAGTCAGAGCTGAATCAGCTGGACCCTGCCAGTTCCAGGAGCCACTGA
- the TUBG1 gene encoding tubulin gamma-1 chain has product MPREIITLQLGQCGNQIGFEFWKQLCAEHGISPEGIVEEFATEGTDRKDVFFYQADDEHYIPRAVLLDLEPRVIHSILNSPYAKLYNPENIYLSEHGGGAGNNWASGFSQGEKIHEDIFDIIDREADGSDSLEGFVLCHSIAGGTGSGLGSYLLERLNDRYPKKLVQTYSVFPNQDEMSDVVVQPYNSLLTLKRLTQNADCVVVLDNTALNRIATDRLHIQNPSFSQINQLVSTIMSASTTTLRYPGYMNNDLIGLIASLIPTPRLHFLMTGYTPLTTDQSVASVRKTTVLDVMRRLLQPKNVMVSTGRDRQTNHCYIAILNIIQGEVDPTQVHKSLQRIRERKLANFIPWGPASIQVALSRKSPYLPSAHRVSGLMMANHTSISSLFERTCRQYDKLRKREAFLEQFRKEDIFKENFDELDTSREIVQQLIDEYHAATRPDYISWGTQEQ; this is encoded by the exons ATGCCGAGGGAGATCATCACCCTACAGTTGGGCCAGTGCGGCAATCAGA TTGGGTTCGAGTTTTGGAAACAGCTGTGCGCCGAGCATGGTATCAGCCCCGAGGGCATCGTGGAGGAGTTCGCCACCGAGGGCACTGATCGCAAGGACGTCTTTTTCTACCAG GCAGACGATGAGCACTACATCCCGAGGGCAGTGCTGCTGGACCTGGAGCCCAGGGTGATCCACTCCATCCTCAACTCCCCTTATGCCAAGCTCTACAACCCAGAGAACATCTACCTGTCGGAGCATGGAGGAGGAGCTGGCAACAACTGGGCCAGCGGATTCTCCCAG GGAGAGAAGATCCATGAGGACATTTTTGACATCATAGACCGGGAGGCGGATGGCAGCGACAGCCTAGAG GGCTTCGTGCTGTGTCACTCCATCGCTGGGGGAACAGGCTCTGGCCTGGGCTCCTACCTCTTAGAACGGCTCAACGACAG GTACCCCAAGAAGCTGGTGCAGACATACTCAGTGTTTCCCAACCAGGACGAGATGAGCGATGTGGTGGTCCAGCCCTACAACTCACTGCTCACACTCAAGAGGCTGACCCAGAACGCCGACTGTGTG GTGGTGCTGGACAACACGGCCCTGAACCGGATCGCCACAGACCGCCTGCACATCCAGAATCCCTCGTTCTCCCAGATCAACCAGCTG GTGTCCACCATCATGTCAGCCAGCACCACCACCCTGCGCTACCCCGGCTACATGAACAACGACCTCATCGGCCTCATCGCCTCGCTCATCCCCACGCCACGGCTCCACTTCCTCATGACGGGTTACACGCCCCTCACCACGGACCAGTCG GTGGCCAGCGTGAGGAAGACCACAGTCCTGGATGTCATGAGGCGACTGCTGCAGCCCAAGAACGTGATGGTGTCCACAGGTCGGGATCGCCAGACCAACCACTGCTACATCGCCATCCTCAACATCATCCAGGGGGAGGTGGACCCCACCCAG GTCCACAAGAGCTTGCAGAGGATCCGGGAACGGAAACTGGCCAACTTCATCCCGTGGGGCCCCGCCAGCATCCAGGTGGCCCTGTCTAGGAAGTCTCCCTACCTGCCTTCTGCCCACAGGGTCAGTGGGCTCATGATGGCCAACCACACCAGCATCTCCTCG CTCTTCGAGCGGACCTGTCGCCAGTACGACAAGCTGCGGAAGCGGGAGGCCTTCCTGGAGCAGTTCCGCAAGGAGGACATCTTCAAGGAGAACTTTGATGAACTGGACACATCCAGGGAGATTGTGCAGCAGCTCATCGATGAGTACCATGCAGCCACAAGGCCAGACTACATCTCCTGGGGCACCCAGGAGCAGTGA